The nucleotide sequence CCTGACGAGCCCTTTCCCATCAGGGACTTGGGCAGCAACAGCTCCGCCAACCGTGGCGCCAGCGGTGCGTCCTTGCGCAAGGTAGGGATGGGACGAAAGGCCTCCGGCAGCGGCGCGAGGGAGAGTCCGAGCGCGAGCGCCGCCGTGAGGACGATTGTCCATCCCGTGGTTTTGGCCTTGGGGTCCAACTTGCCGAGCATGAGACTGGCTTTTTAGGGCCGGGTCAAAACTCTGATCACGGGTGTCCCGGTTGGGGGGCAGACAGGCACACAGGCGGTGAAGCTGCCGCCCGCATCTCCAAGAGGCTATGGTGCGCCGCCTCATGGCTCTCTACCCCGTCATCATGGCCGGCGGCTCTGGCACCCGGTTCTGGCCCCTGTCCCGCCAAGCCCGTCCCAAGCAGTTCCTTCCTTTGGCCTCGAAGTATCCCCTGATCACCGACACGGCGGCCCGCCTCAAGGGGTTGGCCTCGATGAAGAACCTCTTCATCGTCTGCGGCCCCCTCCATGCCAAGGCCGCCTCCAAGCTCGTGAAAGGCCTGCCGAAGCAGAACCTCCTGGTAGAGCCGGTGGCCCGCAACACCGCCCCGGCCATCGCGCTCGCCACGGTGCAGGTGGCCGCCCGGGACCCGAAGGGAATCCTCATCGTCCTGCCATCGGACCACCACGTGGCCAACCCGGAGGGGTTCCGGCAGACGCTCGCGGAGGCTGCCCGGGTCGCCGAGGCCGGCCACATCGTCACCCTGGGCATCAAGCCCCACCGCCCCGAGACGGGCTACGGCTACATCCAGCTCGGCGAGCCCCTGGAGGGCGGCGGCCGCAAGGTGAAGGCCTTCAAGGAGAAGCCGGACCTGGAGACGGCCCGGGGCTACGTGGACTCCGGTGAGTTTCTCTGGAATGGCGGCATCTTCGTCTTCCGCGCGGACGTGATGCTGGAGGCCTTCGCCAAGCACATGCCCGAGATGAAGAAGGGCCTGGAGGCCCTGCGGGCGGCGGCGGGCAAGCGCACCTTCTCCTCGGTGCTCAAGCGCGTCTTCCCGAAGCTGCCCTCCATCTCCATCGACTACGGCGTCATGGAGAAGGCCGAGAACATCGCCGTGCTGCCCGGGGACTTCGGCTGGTCGGACGTGGGCTCCTTCTCCGCCATCCCCGAGGTGCGCCCCGCGGACGCGCGCGGCAACGTCATCTCTGGCCCCGAGTCCATCGTCGTGGACTGCGATGGGTGCGTGGTCCTCGGGGACAAGCGCCCGCTGGCCGTGGTGGGCATGAAGGATGTGGTGGTGGTGGACGCGGGTGATGCGGTGCTCGTGGTCCCCAAGGACAAGAGCCAGGACGTGCGCAAGGTCGTCGAGGCCCTCAAGGCGGGCAAGCGCCAGAAGTTCCTGTAGGCGCTTGCCCGAAGCTCGTCGTCCGGCGCTCCCGGTCCGGAGCGCGGCTCACGGCTGCAAGTCGGTGCCCTGCTCCGTGCCGACCAGCAGCCGCCACACGTCCAGCCGCTCCGGGCCGGAGAGCGGGAGGGCCTCTCCGATGAACACGTGGTGGTAGTCCGCGAAGGCGCCGCGGAACTTCTCCTGGATGCCATCCATGGACAGGGCGCCGTTGCGGCCGTAGTGGTTCTCTCGCATGACGAGCCCCGGGCGG is from Hyalangium minutum and encodes:
- a CDS encoding mannose-1-phosphate guanylyltransferase; protein product: MALYPVIMAGGSGTRFWPLSRQARPKQFLPLASKYPLITDTAARLKGLASMKNLFIVCGPLHAKAASKLVKGLPKQNLLVEPVARNTAPAIALATVQVAARDPKGILIVLPSDHHVANPEGFRQTLAEAARVAEAGHIVTLGIKPHRPETGYGYIQLGEPLEGGGRKVKAFKEKPDLETARGYVDSGEFLWNGGIFVFRADVMLEAFAKHMPEMKKGLEALRAAAGKRTFSSVLKRVFPKLPSISIDYGVMEKAENIAVLPGDFGWSDVGSFSAIPEVRPADARGNVISGPESIVVDCDGCVVLGDKRPLAVVGMKDVVVVDAGDAVLVVPKDKSQDVRKVVEALKAGKRQKFL